The Kitasatospora paranensis genome has a window encoding:
- the hemE gene encoding uroporphyrinogen decarboxylase, producing the protein MFLRAARNEPVPYTPVWFMRQAGRSLPEYNKVRAGIPMLESCMRPELVKEITLQPVRRHKVDAAIFFSDIVVPLKAVGIDVDIKQGVGPVIADPVRTAADLQRLRPLEPDDVSYITEAVGLLVDELGTTPLIGFAGAPFTLASYLVEGGPSKSYENTKAMMYGEPELWAALVDRLADISAAFLKVQIEAGASAVQLFDSWAGALAPDEYRRSVLPASTKVFDAVAPYGVPRIHFGVNTGELLGLMGQAGADIVGVDWRVPLNVAADRVGPGKGLQGNLDPAVLYAPTRVVETKAREVLHAAQAIGDSGHIFNLGHGVMPTMDPDALSRLVAFVHEASAR; encoded by the coding sequence GTGTTCCTCCGCGCCGCCCGCAACGAGCCGGTGCCGTACACCCCGGTGTGGTTCATGCGCCAGGCCGGCCGTTCGCTGCCGGAGTACAACAAGGTGCGCGCGGGGATCCCGATGCTGGAGTCGTGCATGCGGCCCGAGCTGGTCAAGGAGATCACCCTCCAGCCAGTCCGCCGGCACAAGGTGGACGCGGCGATCTTCTTCAGCGACATCGTGGTGCCGCTCAAGGCGGTCGGCATCGACGTCGACATCAAGCAGGGCGTCGGCCCGGTCATCGCCGACCCCGTCCGCACCGCCGCCGACCTCCAGCGGCTGCGCCCGCTGGAGCCGGACGACGTGTCCTACATCACCGAGGCGGTCGGCCTGCTCGTCGACGAGCTCGGCACCACCCCGCTGATCGGCTTCGCCGGTGCGCCGTTCACCCTGGCCAGCTACCTCGTCGAGGGCGGCCCGTCGAAGTCGTACGAGAACACCAAGGCCATGATGTACGGCGAGCCCGAGCTGTGGGCCGCCCTGGTCGACCGGCTGGCCGATATCAGCGCCGCCTTCCTCAAGGTGCAGATCGAGGCGGGCGCCTCGGCCGTCCAGCTCTTCGACTCCTGGGCCGGCGCGCTCGCCCCCGACGAGTACCGCCGCTCGGTGCTCCCCGCCAGCACCAAGGTCTTCGACGCGGTGGCCCCGTACGGCGTGCCCCGGATCCACTTCGGCGTCAACACCGGCGAACTGCTCGGCCTGATGGGCCAGGCCGGCGCCGACATCGTCGGGGTCGACTGGCGGGTGCCGCTGAACGTCGCGGCCGACCGGGTCGGCCCCGGCAAGGGCCTGCAGGGCAACCTGGACCCGGCCGTGCTGTACGCGCCGACCCGCGTCGTGGAGACCAAGGCCCGCGAGGTGCTGCACGCGGCCCAGGCGATCGGCGACAGCGGCCACATCTTCAACCTCGGCCACGGGGTCATGCCGACCATGGACCCGGACGCGCTGTCCCGCCTGGTCGCCTTCGTGCACGAGGCCAGCGCCCGCTGA